From a single bacterium BMS3Abin08 genomic region:
- the purE gene encoding N5-carboxyaminoimidazole ribonucleotide mutase, with the protein MGRVVIIMGSKADLEWSEMIEGVLKELGVEVIKRVSSAHKTPLRCIEIIREYEGEGVVFIAVAGRSNALGGFVDAQTDCPVITCPPYSDSFGGTDIYSSLRMPSSVAPLVILEPEGAAIAAAKILGIREESLKQGVAEYQRASKERIERDDREVSGG; encoded by the coding sequence GTGGGCAGGGTCGTAATTATCATGGGGTCAAAGGCGGACCTCGAGTGGTCGGAAATGATAGAAGGGGTACTAAAAGAACTTGGAGTGGAGGTGATTAAGCGGGTCTCTTCAGCCCATAAGACACCCCTGAGATGTATTGAGATAATCAGGGAATATGAAGGAGAAGGTGTGGTATTCATAGCCGTTGCAGGCAGGAGCAATGCCCTCGGAGGGTTTGTTGATGCCCAGACCGATTGCCCCGTGATAACGTGTCCACCATACAGTGACAGTTTTGGAGGGACCGATATATATTCAAGCCTCAGGATGCCCTCATCCGTTGCTCCCCTTGTGATTCTCGAGCCCGAGGGGGCAGCCATTGCCGCTGCAAAGATCCTGGGTATAAGGGAAGAGTCACTGAAGCAGGGTGTAGCTGAGTATCAAAGGGCCTCAAAAGAGAGGATTGAGCGTGATGACAGGGAGGTCTCAGGTGGGTAG
- the ctpH gene encoding methyl-accepting chemotaxis protein CtpH, which produces MKWNNLKVGKKIILSFAVPLALMTIIAAWTFLISKGISEKAKVIKEEDTPFLILAEVMSKEVIGINQHLSMISATRGLNGLDKGFKEAEKNYLTLLDSMERFKDKYRRENNAAGIRRIDGLRSRTDEFYKMGRRMAGSYIKDGAGAGNKLMADFNRSAGDLEKILNPFVNDMRGDMEKQLGRIVLSVNKLKTVILVITLFSLLFVMVSGLFLIRSINKPLNETVGMANKLAEGELGMELSDVQRKDEFGQLHKAMHQLVGNLRSIVKRIAAASYTVASNSEEVSASVSQIASGIEDQVLQIEQSATASTEISQTIVDVARNASDASSAAKVSVEVANEGQTVVEKAISGLLDISRAVETSAGQIEQLGESNKQIGDIINVINDIADQTNLLALNAAIEAARAGEQGRGFAVVADEVRKLAERTARATEEISGMIGKIQKETDISVKGMEEGKVKAEEGVKLAENAREVLKKIVHASQQSLDMVQSIATATEEQSAAIEQVSTNMENISNVSRISKEGVSQIDLATNDFTKLSGELTTLIAWFKLDDNQTHPTAATAAKTAGAPRTTEYEDHEESLAPAPGNGDGYHS; this is translated from the coding sequence ATGAAATGGAACAACTTGAAGGTCGGTAAAAAAATCATCCTTTCTTTTGCAGTCCCACTGGCATTAATGACCATAATCGCAGCCTGGACCTTTCTGATCAGCAAAGGAATATCAGAAAAAGCAAAGGTTATAAAAGAGGAAGACACACCCTTTTTAATCCTTGCCGAGGTTATGAGCAAGGAGGTGATCGGGATAAACCAGCACCTCTCAATGATATCAGCCACACGCGGACTCAATGGCCTCGACAAAGGATTTAAGGAAGCGGAGAAGAACTACCTCACCCTTCTCGACAGCATGGAGCGATTCAAGGACAAATACAGAAGAGAAAACAATGCCGCGGGCATCCGGAGGATAGACGGGCTGAGAAGCAGGACAGATGAGTTTTACAAGATGGGCAGGAGGATGGCAGGATCCTACATTAAAGATGGAGCCGGAGCCGGGAACAAGCTGATGGCGGATTTTAACAGATCAGCAGGGGATCTTGAAAAAATTTTAAATCCCTTCGTGAATGATATGCGGGGTGACATGGAAAAGCAGTTGGGAAGGATTGTTCTTTCGGTAAACAAACTAAAGACCGTGATTTTGGTTATCACCCTGTTTTCACTTCTCTTCGTCATGGTAAGCGGTCTGTTCCTGATCCGCAGCATAAACAAACCATTGAATGAGACGGTCGGAATGGCCAATAAATTAGCCGAAGGAGAGCTGGGCATGGAACTATCGGATGTTCAACGAAAAGACGAATTCGGCCAGTTGCATAAGGCAATGCATCAACTCGTCGGAAACCTCAGATCGATTGTTAAACGGATTGCCGCTGCATCTTATACCGTTGCCTCCAACTCCGAGGAGGTATCGGCTTCAGTCTCTCAAATCGCCTCGGGGATAGAAGACCAGGTCCTGCAGATCGAACAGTCGGCCACTGCCTCTACGGAGATCTCCCAGACCATCGTGGATGTAGCAAGGAATGCCTCTGATGCATCATCGGCCGCAAAAGTCTCCGTTGAAGTTGCCAATGAAGGCCAAACAGTAGTCGAAAAGGCAATCTCCGGCCTCTTGGACATATCCCGGGCTGTTGAGACCTCCGCCGGTCAGATCGAACAACTGGGTGAAAGCAACAAGCAGATAGGAGACATAATCAATGTTATTAACGACATCGCCGACCAGACAAACCTCCTTGCCTTAAATGCAGCTATCGAGGCGGCAAGGGCGGGCGAACAGGGCAGGGGTTTTGCCGTTGTGGCTGATGAGGTGAGAAAGCTTGCAGAGAGGACGGCGAGGGCAACGGAGGAGATATCAGGGATGATCGGGAAGATTCAGAAGGAGACCGACATATCCGTTAAAGGTATGGAAGAAGGCAAGGTAAAGGCTGAGGAGGGGGTAAAGCTGGCTGAGAATGCAAGAGAGGTCCTCAAGAAAATAGTCCATGCCTCACAGCAGAGTCTCGATATGGTACAGTCCATTGCAACAGCAACAGAGGAGCAATCGGCAGCCATTGAACAGGTCTCCACAAACATGGAAAACATCTCCAACGTATCCCGGATATCAAAAGAAGGTGTCTCCCAGATCGACCTGGCAACCAACGATTTCACAAAGCTGTCCGGTGAACTCACGACACTCATAGCATGGTTCAAGCTTGATGATAATCAAACCCATCCAACAGCGGCAACAGCGGCAAAAACGGCCGGTGCGCCCCGGACAACGGAATATGAAGACCACGAGGAATCCCTTGCTCCCGCTCCTGGAAATGGAGATGGCTATCATTCCTGA
- the mepM_2 gene encoding murein DD-endopeptidase MepM codes for MLKYLDSVFLVVFILFCSLVSAEAAEVSVIPDEVYPGDAFMIVVRSEEYPWGRFMDRAITFYPVKGNTYISLCSVPYDTKPGTEKVMVRAGGTLVKDLRVRKASPVVIPITLPEEKVALSPEDLERVKKENLRLSGIWSGIGAPLWEGSFKRPLNSGISTRFGTIRVINGKRRSLHKGTDYRGRKGIPVGAIGSGKVSLTDNLFFGGNTVIIDHGGGMYSIYMHLSGFNVHKGQTVKRDEIIGFVGSTGRATGPHLHLSVKIRGLSVNPESLFRLPLDEIRQGRNP; via the coding sequence ATGCTTAAATACCTGGACAGCGTCTTTTTAGTGGTATTCATTCTCTTCTGCTCCCTTGTCTCTGCAGAGGCAGCTGAGGTGTCCGTCATTCCGGATGAAGTTTACCCCGGAGATGCATTCATGATCGTTGTACGTTCTGAAGAATACCCCTGGGGGAGATTCATGGACCGTGCAATAACCTTTTATCCCGTTAAAGGAAATACTTACATCTCCCTCTGCTCCGTACCCTATGATACCAAACCGGGGACGGAAAAAGTGATGGTAAGGGCAGGGGGAACCCTCGTTAAAGATCTGAGGGTAAGGAAGGCATCCCCGGTGGTAATCCCGATAACACTCCCGGAAGAGAAGGTCGCTCTGAGCCCGGAGGACCTTGAGAGGGTAAAGAAGGAAAACCTCAGGCTCTCCGGAATCTGGTCCGGGATAGGTGCTCCTCTCTGGGAAGGCAGCTTTAAAAGACCCCTCAACTCCGGGATTTCAACAAGATTCGGGACTATAAGGGTAATTAACGGCAAAAGGAGGAGTCTTCACAAGGGCACCGACTACAGGGGCAGAAAGGGAATCCCTGTAGGCGCAATAGGTTCCGGCAAGGTATCCCTTACAGACAATCTCTTCTTTGGGGGAAACACCGTTATAATAGATCACGGTGGAGGGATGTACTCCATTTATATGCATCTTTCCGGATTCAACGTCCACAAAGGACAGACGGTCAAAAGGGATGAAATTATAGGGTTTGTCGGCTCAACAGGCAGGGCAACAGGCCCCCACCTTCACTTAAGTGTAAAGATCAGGGGGTTGAGTGTAAATCCCGAGTCTCTCTTCCGCCTGCCGCTTGATGAAATCCGGCAAGGCCGGAATCCCTAA
- a CDS encoding hypothetical protein (hipA-like C-terminal domain): MKTDREAVVWTRIGMRPVKMGRIYVTDSGCRFTYSEDFLKTGLPGVGLLYPPEIIQQTTIVRPRTEFFDLPPPIQSLIPPKGEKNFQRQLILAYLAKKGIVPSRGFDADWEILMMAGHGGIGHLDVFKDDEKAIEWYSVPARHSLFEISDKFGFSLKEFLSWFDGDVEEFIQIIGATPTVGGAIPKLLMTIPETGWTGEVGLPSKIGAHGVTDVILKFEQTRSYPGIIELEAQALDIHEEAGFEVPRRWKTVINDIPTIVIERFDRDRNCNPVFTETLYSIFASGDQTITTPYSTTYDAIGRAIDRSPIDLVTDKKSAKQHLLKRLLLALTTGNGDMHLENLSIINKENTLAFSPVYDPTPMRAYSIHNLLTPMPFGQYGEVFLPEALLRFTRNLGFRKNYLLDLIDEVLTVTKDYADRIRALKNLPDKNRENLISIVESVKSELRACSKIT, translated from the coding sequence GTGAAGACCGACCGTGAAGCGGTTGTCTGGACACGCATAGGGATGCGGCCGGTGAAGATGGGGCGCATCTATGTGACTGATTCCGGGTGTCGTTTTACATATAGCGAAGACTTCCTGAAGACCGGCCTGCCCGGTGTCGGGCTTCTGTATCCTCCGGAAATCATTCAGCAGACGACTATAGTTCGTCCCCGAACTGAATTCTTTGATTTACCGCCCCCTATTCAATCGCTGATACCGCCAAAGGGCGAGAAGAATTTTCAACGACAACTCATTCTTGCATACCTGGCCAAAAAAGGCATTGTCCCCTCGCGGGGCTTTGATGCGGATTGGGAGATCCTGATGATGGCGGGGCACGGTGGTATAGGGCATCTGGATGTATTTAAAGACGATGAGAAGGCCATTGAGTGGTACTCTGTTCCAGCAAGGCACAGCCTTTTTGAGATTTCGGATAAGTTCGGCTTCTCCCTGAAGGAGTTCCTGTCCTGGTTTGACGGCGATGTCGAAGAATTTATTCAGATCATAGGGGCCACACCCACTGTGGGCGGCGCTATCCCGAAACTTCTGATGACGATCCCTGAGACCGGGTGGACCGGAGAGGTAGGGCTTCCAAGTAAAATCGGAGCCCACGGTGTTACGGATGTGATTTTGAAATTTGAGCAGACAAGGAGCTACCCGGGCATTATCGAGCTGGAAGCCCAGGCCCTGGATATACACGAAGAAGCGGGTTTCGAGGTGCCGCGCAGGTGGAAAACCGTGATTAATGATATCCCCACAATCGTGATCGAACGATTTGACCGTGACAGGAATTGCAATCCCGTGTTTACCGAGACATTATATTCCATATTCGCTTCAGGCGATCAGACCATCACGACCCCTTACAGCACCACCTATGATGCAATCGGCCGTGCCATCGACCGTTCCCCCATTGATCTGGTTACGGACAAGAAGTCCGCCAAACAGCATCTCCTGAAGCGGCTCCTGCTCGCCCTGACAACAGGCAACGGTGACATGCACCTTGAGAATCTCTCGATTATAAACAAGGAAAACACCCTTGCATTTTCGCCTGTCTACGACCCGACGCCCATGCGGGCTTACAGCATACACAACCTGTTGACCCCGATGCCGTTCGGACAATATGGAGAGGTCTTCCTTCCCGAAGCCCTTTTGCGGTTTACAAGAAACCTCGGTTTCAGGAAGAACTATCTGCTGGACCTGATAGATGAGGTCCTTACCGTTACAAAGGACTATGCGGATCGTATCCGGGCATTAAAAAATCTGCCGGATAAAAACAGGGAAAACCTGATCTCCATTGTAGAGTCGGTCAAGTCGGAACTCAGGGCCTGTTCAAAAATAACCTGA
- a CDS encoding heat shock protein HtpX, with protein sequence MVIYTQTLFSLPVTGIGEFFDMKIFFFFLFIFVNAFDFVVESLNLAYMRRNGDKVPEILRGEVDVETLRRISAYTEEKARFGVFAGIFNAIVVLSFIYGGLLDVFNSWVVSLKLSFVPSGIVFFLLLTVAGTVVSVPFSLYSTFRIERRFGFNRMTFGLWIKDFVKSLALTLILMTILVSAALFVVEMSPELWWFWVWCLFLAFSIFLMYISPYIIEPLFNKYTTVNDEGLVEGIREMMKKAGINVSQVFRMDASRRTGHTNAYFTGIGRVKRIVLFDTLLDRLGRDEVISVLAHEAGHWKKHHILKMIAVTEAVALLGLYLSHSLMSSDLLTEAFAIHENTFYAKAVLIMFIGSVVLYPLSPLFNYLSRRHEVEADRYAVEITGGAGYLKNALIKLVRDNLSNLYPHPLYAALHYSHPPVLERLKGLQDNELKAAG encoded by the coding sequence ATGGTAATTTATACACAGACACTATTTAGTTTGCCGGTTACCGGTATTGGAGAGTTTTTCGATATGAAGATATTTTTTTTCTTTCTGTTTATATTCGTTAACGCATTTGACTTCGTTGTGGAGTCCTTAAACCTTGCATATATGAGGAGAAACGGGGATAAGGTCCCGGAGATTCTGAGGGGCGAGGTGGATGTGGAAACCCTCCGGAGGATTTCGGCCTATACAGAGGAGAAGGCCAGGTTCGGGGTGTTTGCCGGTATTTTCAATGCAATCGTTGTGTTATCTTTTATCTATGGGGGACTTCTCGATGTCTTTAATTCATGGGTTGTCTCACTGAAGCTCTCCTTTGTTCCATCGGGAATCGTCTTTTTCCTGTTATTAACTGTGGCAGGCACGGTAGTTTCAGTCCCCTTCAGTCTGTATAGCACCTTCAGGATAGAGAGGAGGTTCGGCTTCAACAGGATGACCTTTGGGTTATGGATAAAGGATTTTGTAAAATCACTTGCCCTCACCCTTATTCTTATGACAATCCTCGTATCGGCTGCCCTCTTTGTTGTAGAGATGAGCCCTGAACTCTGGTGGTTCTGGGTATGGTGTTTATTCCTTGCCTTCAGCATTTTCCTGATGTATATCTCGCCCTATATTATTGAACCGCTGTTTAATAAATACACGACCGTCAATGATGAGGGCCTTGTAGAAGGGATCAGGGAGATGATGAAGAAGGCGGGAATAAATGTAAGCCAGGTATTCCGGATGGATGCTTCTCGGAGGACGGGACATACCAATGCCTACTTTACGGGTATTGGGAGGGTGAAGAGGATTGTCCTTTTTGACACCCTCCTTGACAGACTTGGGAGGGATGAAGTAATCTCCGTCCTTGCCCATGAGGCAGGGCACTGGAAGAAGCATCATATACTGAAGATGATAGCCGTTACCGAGGCGGTTGCCCTGCTGGGGCTTTATCTTTCTCACTCATTGATGAGTTCAGACCTGCTGACTGAGGCCTTCGCTATCCATGAAAACACCTTCTATGCAAAGGCCGTTCTGATTATGTTTATAGGAAGCGTTGTTTTATACCCTCTTTCGCCCCTCTTTAACTATCTTTCAAGGAGACATGAGGTGGAGGCCGACCGTTATGCAGTGGAGATAACGGGAGGGGCCGGTTACTTGAAGAATGCCCTCATAAAGCTGGTGAGGGATAATCTTTCCAACCTCTATCCCCATCCCCTTTATGCCGCCCTTCATTACTCTCATCCGCCTGTGCTGGAGAGGCTGAAGGGCCTTCAGGATAATGAATTAAAGGCTGCAGGCTGA
- a CDS encoding phosphoribosylaminoimidazole-succinocarboxamide synthase, with protein MTGRSQVGSVKDLEVIKSPSDNDTGIGRFHFSDRYSVFDWGEMPDHIQNKGAAISVLSAYFFERLEDMGIKTHYLGLVENGKRKRLSGLSAPSRIMEITLLRVLKPVEKDGIYDYGCYRDAAGNFLIPLEIIYRNSLPVGSSVFKRLEKGELTPGDLGLAEMPSPGERLREPAIDVSTKLEITDRYISWDEAGEMANLSEVEIEGIREITSKVNKLITDEFDRIGLVNEDGKIELGFSPERSLMVVDVLGTLDECRFTFEGIPVSKEIARIYYRGSSWHEEVERAKRTDRMRWKELVKAGPEPLPGRLRDLISKVYASCTNEITGRDWFPGVPDTREILAGIREFIG; from the coding sequence ATGACAGGGAGGTCTCAGGTGGGTAGTGTAAAGGACCTCGAGGTTATAAAGTCGCCATCAGATAACGATACAGGGATAGGTAGATTCCATTTCTCCGATCGTTACTCAGTCTTTGACTGGGGAGAGATGCCTGATCACATACAGAACAAGGGGGCGGCCATCTCCGTGCTTAGTGCATATTTCTTTGAAAGACTTGAAGATATGGGGATAAAGACCCATTATCTTGGCCTTGTTGAGAATGGAAAAAGAAAGCGGCTTTCCGGACTGAGTGCCCCTTCAAGGATAATGGAGATCACCCTGCTGAGGGTTCTTAAGCCCGTTGAGAAAGACGGTATATATGACTACGGCTGCTACAGGGATGCAGCCGGTAACTTCCTTATACCTCTTGAGATAATCTACCGCAACTCCCTGCCCGTGGGCAGCAGTGTCTTCAAAAGACTGGAGAAGGGTGAACTGACGCCTGGGGATCTTGGGCTTGCGGAGATGCCGTCTCCGGGGGAACGGCTCAGGGAACCTGCAATTGACGTCTCGACCAAACTGGAGATCACCGACCGCTATATCTCATGGGATGAGGCCGGGGAGATGGCCAATCTTTCAGAGGTTGAGATAGAAGGGATCAGGGAAATAACCTCTAAGGTGAATAAATTAATAACAGATGAGTTTGACAGGATAGGGCTTGTCAATGAAGACGGCAAAATAGAACTCGGCTTTTCCCCCGAGAGGTCCCTTATGGTGGTTGATGTTCTGGGGACCCTCGATGAATGCCGGTTTACCTTTGAGGGCATTCCTGTAAGCAAGGAGATTGCGAGGATATATTACAGGGGCTCAAGCTGGCACGAAGAGGTTGAACGTGCAAAGAGGACCGACAGGATGCGATGGAAGGAACTGGTTAAGGCAGGGCCTGAACCCCTTCCGGGCAGGCTCAGGGATTTGATCTCAAAGGTTTACGCTTCGTGTACAAATGAGATTACCGGGCGGGATTGGTTCCCGGGAGTTCCTGATACAAGGGAGATACTGGCGGGTATCAGGGAGTTTATTGGTTAG
- the ftsH_1 gene encoding ATP-dependent zinc metalloprotease FtsH, whose product MEIEKDRIIEKLKNPQWRMVIALVLIFVFLIVWRGLFVPNPQERYTVSYSELMREINGKNIASVTIKGLQVSGEFINDVTIRPPGEKTERKVKRFLTYLPSFQGEGILKVLSDKGVDVDVVPSEQRSFLWQLVAGLLPWLLIIGVWVFLMKRAQQVQGGPGGLFSFSSSKARRYEFTEKAKVTFQDVAGMENAKQELGETIQFLKEPAKFRDIGAKIPRGVLLIGPPGTGKTLLARAVAGEAEVPFFSISASEFIEMFVGVGAARVRDMFKKARVSHPSIIFIDEIDAVGRTRGAGLGGGHDEREQTLNQLLSEMDGFEPHEEVILIAATNRPDVLDPALLRPGRFDRQIVIERPGWKDRKAILEVHVRDKKLSEDVDLDKMARGTPGMTGADLENLVNEAVLVAVRRGKEKAGMEDFEEARDKVLMGAVREESISDLEKKITACHEAGHALVAHSLPDADPIHKVSILPRGMAMGVTQLLPEEDRHYYPKSYLMTRLTVALGGRVAEKIVFNDVSTGAQNDLKEATSLAEKMVAQWGMSDKVGPLNLGRGEEHPFLGMELAQPKRYSEDMAWLMDQEIRRFILEAEGRAEAILKENRDALDRLAEALIKEEVLDRKQIDEIIKGGIA is encoded by the coding sequence ATGGAGATAGAAAAAGACAGGATAATTGAGAAGCTCAAGAACCCCCAGTGGAGGATGGTGATTGCACTTGTGCTTATCTTTGTGTTCCTCATTGTCTGGAGGGGTCTTTTTGTGCCGAATCCGCAGGAGCGCTATACTGTAAGTTACAGCGAATTAATGAGGGAGATTAATGGGAAAAACATCGCGTCTGTAACAATAAAGGGGCTCCAGGTTTCCGGTGAATTTATAAATGACGTAACCATAAGGCCGCCCGGCGAAAAGACGGAGAGGAAGGTTAAGCGCTTTCTGACCTATCTTCCCTCCTTCCAGGGGGAAGGCATCCTGAAGGTTCTGAGTGACAAAGGTGTAGACGTTGACGTTGTTCCGTCCGAGCAACGTTCTTTTCTATGGCAGTTGGTGGCCGGTCTGCTTCCGTGGCTGCTTATTATAGGTGTCTGGGTCTTCCTGATGAAGCGGGCACAGCAGGTTCAGGGTGGGCCCGGGGGGCTTTTCTCCTTCAGCTCGAGCAAGGCCAGGAGATACGAGTTTACCGAAAAAGCAAAGGTGACTTTCCAGGATGTTGCAGGGATGGAGAATGCCAAGCAGGAGTTGGGGGAAACAATACAGTTCCTCAAGGAGCCGGCTAAGTTCAGGGATATCGGGGCAAAGATTCCCAGGGGGGTGCTTCTTATAGGCCCTCCCGGCACTGGAAAGACCCTTCTTGCACGTGCCGTGGCAGGAGAGGCGGAGGTTCCCTTTTTCAGCATAAGTGCATCGGAGTTTATAGAGATGTTCGTAGGTGTCGGTGCGGCGCGGGTCCGGGATATGTTCAAGAAGGCAAGGGTGTCACATCCAAGTATTATTTTTATTGACGAGATAGATGCGGTTGGCCGTACAAGGGGTGCAGGGCTCGGGGGCGGACACGACGAGAGGGAGCAGACACTCAATCAGCTTTTAAGCGAGATGGATGGATTCGAACCTCATGAGGAGGTTATTCTGATTGCGGCAACAAACAGGCCGGATGTGCTTGACCCGGCGTTGTTGAGGCCGGGCAGGTTTGACCGGCAGATCGTGATCGAGAGGCCGGGCTGGAAGGACAGAAAGGCAATTCTTGAGGTTCACGTCAGGGACAAGAAGCTCTCGGAAGATGTGGACCTGGATAAAATGGCAAGAGGGACGCCCGGTATGACCGGTGCAGATCTGGAGAACCTTGTGAATGAGGCGGTGCTGGTCGCCGTAAGGAGGGGAAAGGAAAAGGCGGGTATGGAGGACTTTGAGGAGGCCCGGGACAAGGTGCTGATGGGTGCCGTAAGAGAAGAGAGCATCAGTGATCTTGAGAAGAAGATAACCGCCTGCCATGAGGCGGGACATGCCCTTGTTGCCCACAGTCTGCCCGATGCCGATCCAATACACAAGGTGAGCATTCTGCCGAGGGGGATGGCGATGGGGGTGACACAGTTGCTTCCCGAGGAGGACAGGCACTACTATCCGAAATCATACCTGATGACCCGCCTCACTGTCGCCCTTGGCGGCAGGGTGGCAGAGAAGATTGTCTTTAATGATGTGAGCACCGGGGCACAGAACGACCTCAAGGAGGCAACCTCCCTTGCGGAAAAGATGGTTGCTCAGTGGGGGATGAGCGACAAGGTGGGTCCCTTGAACCTCGGAAGGGGTGAGGAGCATCCCTTCCTCGGGATGGAACTCGCCCAGCCGAAGCGTTACAGTGAGGACATGGCCTGGCTTATGGATCAGGAGATAAGGCGCTTCATTTTAGAGGCCGAAGGCAGGGCAGAGGCAATACTCAAAGAGAACAGGGACGCACTTGATCGTTTGG
- a CDS encoding helix-turn-helix protein: MQDVISALLDQIILEGKKQGLEQKDIARKAGISQETLSRAKKASDIQLSTLIRLANAVGLKVALSPAAPVLEKILSGDVLREDRP, from the coding sequence ATGCAGGATGTGATTTCCGCCTTGCTTGATCAGATTATTCTTGAGGGGAAAAAGCAGGGCCTTGAACAGAAAGACATTGCCCGGAAGGCAGGGATATCACAGGAAACACTGTCCCGTGCAAAAAAGGCATCCGACATACAGCTTTCCACCCTTATCCGGCTGGCCAACGCCGTGGGGCTGAAAGTAGCCCTATCTCCAGCGGCCCCTGTTTTAGAGAAAATTCTCTCAGGAGATGTTCTCCGTGAAGACCGACCGTGA
- a CDS encoding double zinc ribbon has translation MGKDNVIFLEVLEWFDLTGKEIVFRIPQKGSGEIKFGAQLVVRESQAAVLFYQGKAFDAFEPGRHTLTTANIPILTKILSIPWGMTSPLRAEVYFVNMKIFPNLKWGTRDPVAFRDSELGLVRLRAFGVFDIRVVQPVLFINRLVGTQGIYTTNDIEEYLNRVIVSRFNDHLGEKLDTILNLPGTYDELSDGLLKRLEEDFSHFGLGLAKLYINSVTPPPEVQKAIDDKSKLHVFDDLDRLFKMKAAMAMEKAAETQGEAGAGMGMGFGLMIPAMFAEMMKNQKSPEQTSSEPVETKCPECHHPVSKDARFCPHCGHQILVLQQCHKCGKNLPAHAKFCLRCGAAVEDIPSEKKCPHCGELNLPESVYCNHCGQKL, from the coding sequence ATGGGAAAAGACAATGTAATCTTTCTTGAGGTTCTTGAATGGTTTGACCTGACAGGGAAGGAGATCGTCTTCAGGATCCCTCAAAAGGGTTCCGGAGAGATCAAGTTCGGGGCACAGCTTGTAGTCCGGGAAAGCCAGGCTGCCGTGCTCTTTTACCAGGGCAAGGCATTCGATGCATTCGAGCCCGGCAGACACACACTGACTACCGCAAACATACCCATTTTAACCAAAATACTTAGCATACCGTGGGGCATGACCAGTCCTTTGAGGGCGGAGGTATACTTTGTAAACATGAAGATATTCCCGAACCTCAAGTGGGGGACACGGGATCCCGTTGCCTTCAGGGACTCTGAACTTGGTCTTGTCCGCCTTCGTGCCTTCGGGGTATTCGATATAAGGGTTGTACAGCCCGTGCTGTTCATCAACCGCCTTGTCGGAACCCAGGGCATTTACACAACAAATGATATAGAGGAATACCTCAACCGTGTTATCGTATCCCGGTTCAATGACCACCTCGGTGAAAAACTCGACACAATCCTGAACCTCCCCGGGACCTATGATGAACTCTCTGACGGGCTCCTGAAGCGCCTTGAAGAGGACTTCAGTCATTTCGGGCTTGGCCTTGCGAAGCTCTACATCAATTCCGTAACACCGCCTCCGGAGGTCCAGAAGGCAATAGACGACAAGAGCAAACTCCACGTCTTCGATGATCTGGACCGCCTCTTCAAGATGAAGGCGGCCATGGCGATGGAGAAGGCGGCCGAAACACAGGGAGAGGCGGGTGCCGGCATGGGGATGGGCTTTGGTTTAATGATACCGGCCATGTTTGCCGAGATGATGAAGAATCAGAAATCTCCTGAACAGACATCCTCTGAACCCGTGGAGACAAAATGTCCGGAGTGTCATCACCCTGTCTCAAAGGATGCAAGATTCTGCCCCCATTGCGGACACCAGATCCTCGTCTTACAGCAATGTCACAAGTGCGGGAAGAACCTGCCCGCCCATGCAAAATTCTGTTTGCGCTGCGGAGCAGCTGTTGAGGATATCCCTTCTGAAAAGAAATGCCCCCATTGTGGAGAGTTAAATCTTCCGGAGTCTGTTTACTGCAATCACTGTGGACAGAAACTCTGA